A region from the Nostoc sp. HK-01 genome encodes:
- a CDS encoding phosphorylase kinase alpha subunit — MSMKTATELQTRLEHYYQQIKTIILTRQNPITGLLPASTAITAHGDYTDAWVRDNVYSILAVWGLALAYRKVDEDKGRTYELEHSVIKLMRGLLFAMMRQAHKVEQFKHTQSPLDGLHAKYNTATGDIVVGDDEWGHLQLDATSIFILMLAQMTASGLPIIYTIDEVNFVQNLVYYIGRAYRTPDYGIWERGNKINHGSAELNASSVGMAKAALEAINELDLFGVRGSQASVIHVLPDEIARARSTLESLLPRESASKEIDAALLSIISYPAFAVENVDLRDSPKETLRDSPKETLRERTFNDIINKLQGKYGCKRFLRDGHQTVLEDNQRLHYEPWELKQFEHIECEWPLFFTYLLLDGLFRNDQQQVQQYQELLTSLLVERDGYYLLPELYYVPAENIEAEKLAPQSQPRLPNENIPLVWAQSLYFLGQMLSEGLLAVGDIDPLGRHLSIGKTREALVQIALLAEDDDLQAKLAVQGIETQTPKQVEPIQVRKAGELSTIYTQIGRNDKLGLTGRPVRRLRSLTTSRIFRICGETVVFLPSFLDAQQFYLTLDYHFLVDQIRSELAYIQQYWSDLGRPILTLMLTHTMLEIGAEALLELMQELKDGVCNGVRVKLGRLNQLMLTGAIQRIDFLQDAEFYQSAMQDAAPHCYYLAYHPGKSWRLGHTQEFQMECQTNLGFLLSALRASENLYEQIELLQTLTRLQGLEFDTGFAGPHTRVTVASLLDEVYTKAGDLGLWAVVRRAAGLLQMVDIGLSDAVTSILVRGKQIAVGRAYSEASLITVPMPHNEIAEKIKHFCREDIRDRVLTQEILLYLGTLIRSETELFQGLLTLRVGYLILLITSELAQELRATQDEAYEQLMELSPFEIKMRLRQVLTGYTGMSNLLRQQESLHVKQKESDIEWVVLPTIAEEIEVPAGGWRRFRQAGGAINRVPKNFFQQVWLLMKHCKGLVIGDKLERRNRLDSEVMLSEMTAGEKNFALRVEHLLNKIEAPEYRQVNIEALIELGAIASKNPSLQIEEYIVLDVLIGHAVRLAWLDAHPERGDRYDEDKANAWRSFYNTSPQDCATYILKAFRFLTQFVREH, encoded by the coding sequence ATGAGTATGAAAACAGCCACCGAATTACAAACTCGACTGGAGCATTACTACCAGCAAATCAAAACTATTATTCTCACGCGTCAAAATCCGATTACTGGTTTGCTACCTGCGAGTACCGCCATTACGGCTCATGGTGATTATACAGATGCTTGGGTAAGAGACAATGTTTACAGTATTTTGGCGGTTTGGGGTTTAGCGCTGGCGTACCGCAAAGTGGATGAAGATAAGGGACGCACTTACGAACTAGAACACAGTGTAATTAAGCTGATGCGTGGGTTGCTGTTTGCGATGATGCGACAGGCGCATAAAGTTGAGCAGTTTAAACATACTCAATCACCTTTAGATGGCTTACATGCCAAATACAACACTGCAACTGGAGACATTGTAGTAGGTGATGATGAGTGGGGACATTTACAACTTGATGCCACATCTATATTTATACTGATGCTGGCACAAATGACCGCTTCAGGATTGCCGATTATTTATACAATTGATGAAGTAAACTTTGTGCAGAACTTGGTTTACTACATTGGACGAGCTTACCGCACACCCGATTATGGTATCTGGGAACGAGGTAATAAAATCAATCATGGTAGTGCTGAGTTGAATGCTAGTTCTGTAGGGATGGCGAAAGCAGCACTAGAAGCCATCAATGAACTAGATTTATTTGGGGTGAGGGGAAGTCAAGCATCGGTAATTCATGTGCTACCTGATGAGATTGCCCGCGCCCGAAGTACCTTAGAATCACTATTACCGAGAGAATCTGCATCAAAAGAAATTGATGCGGCACTGTTGAGTATTATTAGTTATCCGGCTTTTGCGGTGGAGAATGTAGATTTACGCGATTCTCCCAAGGAGACGCTACGCGATTCTCCTAAGGAGACGCTACGCGAACGCACTTTTAACGATATCATCAACAAACTCCAAGGCAAATACGGCTGTAAACGCTTCTTGCGTGACGGACATCAAACTGTTTTAGAAGATAACCAGCGCTTACACTACGAACCTTGGGAATTAAAGCAATTTGAGCATATCGAATGTGAATGGCCGTTATTTTTCACTTATTTACTACTTGATGGTTTATTTCGCAATGATCAACAGCAGGTTCAACAATATCAAGAGCTTTTAACATCACTATTAGTAGAACGTGACGGTTATTATTTACTGCCAGAACTATATTATGTGCCAGCAGAAAATATAGAAGCAGAAAAGTTAGCCCCTCAAAGTCAACCGCGATTACCGAATGAAAACATCCCCTTAGTCTGGGCGCAAAGTTTATATTTTCTCGGACAAATGTTAAGTGAAGGTTTACTGGCTGTGGGTGATATTGACCCATTAGGCAGACATTTATCTATAGGCAAAACCCGCGAAGCCCTAGTACAAATTGCCTTGTTAGCAGAAGATGATGACTTACAAGCAAAACTAGCAGTTCAGGGAATTGAAACTCAAACCCCCAAGCAAGTAGAACCAATTCAAGTCAGAAAAGCTGGGGAATTATCAACTATTTATACCCAAATTGGACGCAATGATAAACTTGGTTTAACTGGGCGGCCAGTGCGAAGATTGCGGAGTTTAACAACATCCCGCATCTTTCGGATTTGTGGTGAAACGGTGGTATTTTTGCCGTCATTTTTAGATGCTCAACAGTTTTATTTAACTCTGGATTACCATTTTTTAGTCGATCAAATTAGAAGCGAACTGGCTTATATTCAACAATATTGGAGTGATTTAGGTCGTCCGATTTTAACTTTAATGTTGACGCACACCATGTTAGAAATTGGTGCGGAAGCATTACTTGAATTGATGCAGGAACTCAAAGATGGTGTTTGCAATGGTGTACGCGTCAAATTAGGTAGACTGAATCAGTTAATGCTGACAGGTGCAATTCAAAGAATTGATTTTCTACAAGATGCCGAATTTTATCAGTCAGCAATGCAAGATGCTGCACCACATTGTTATTATTTGGCTTATCATCCTGGTAAAAGTTGGCGCTTAGGGCATACCCAAGAATTTCAAATGGAGTGCCAAACTAACTTAGGATTTTTATTGTCTGCTTTACGAGCTTCGGAAAATCTTTATGAGCAAATTGAATTATTGCAGACTTTAACTCGCTTGCAAGGATTAGAATTTGACACTGGATTTGCTGGCCCCCATACTCGCGTTACAGTTGCTAGTCTACTGGATGAAGTTTACACCAAAGCCGGCGATTTAGGCCTCTGGGCAGTAGTGCGTCGGGCGGCTGGGTTACTACAGATGGTTGATATTGGCTTATCAGATGCAGTCACTAGTATCTTGGTGCGTGGTAAGCAGATAGCTGTAGGGAGAGCGTATAGCGAAGCATCATTGATTACTGTACCCATGCCTCATAACGAAATTGCTGAGAAAATCAAGCATTTTTGTCGTGAAGATATTCGCGATCGCGTTCTCACACAAGAAATATTACTGTATCTGGGGACTCTGATTCGCTCGGAAACAGAATTATTTCAAGGACTGTTAACTTTACGCGTTGGTTATCTCATCTTATTAATTACCAGCGAACTAGCACAAGAATTACGCGCCACCCAAGATGAAGCCTACGAACAGTTAATGGAACTTTCGCCCTTTGAAATCAAAATGCGCTTGCGTCAGGTATTAACTGGTTATACCGGGATGAGTAATTTGTTGCGCCAACAGGAATCATTGCACGTCAAGCAAAAAGAAAGCGATATTGAATGGGTAGTGCTACCAACAATTGCTGAAGAAATCGAAGTTCCTGCGGGTGGTTGGCGACGCTTTCGCCAAGCCGGAGGAGCTATTAACCGTGTACCCAAAAACTTTTTTCAGCAAGTTTGGCTGTTGATGAAACATTGCAAAGGCTTAGTTATTGGGGATAAATTAGAGCGCCGTAACCGTTTAGATAGCGAGGTGATGTTATCCGAAATGACCGCTGGCGAAAAGAATTTTGCTTTGCGAGTTGAGCATTTATTAAATAAAATCGAAGCGCCAGAATATCGCCAAGTTAATATTGAAGCATTAATAGAGTTAGGCGCGATCGCATCTAAAAACCCTAGCTTGCAAAT
- a CDS encoding putative Mg2+ transport protein: protein MLIQDIRDSLFDVSDLNQLKCDLNRLQPVDVGEYITQLPEKQRAIAFRLLNKAQAIDVFEYLPTELQEELINSLHNVQVAQIMEAMSPDERAELFDELPAGVVKRLLQQLSPEQRQATATILGYPEGTAGRVMTTEYVRLQEGLTVGEALSKIRRQDEDKETIYYAYVTDNNRKLVRVVSLRQLLFTFPDVYIRDISSDRVIKVKTETPQEEVAQIMKRYDLIAIPVVDREERLVGIITIDDVIDILEEEATEDIQKLAGVSGDEEALSAPLVTMRKRLPWLLAIMALYIGAASAIAPFQSVIAAVPVLAVIMPIFSNTGGTVGIQALTVTIRGLGVGEVTPRDTFKILRKEILAGLGTAVVLALTMMALSMIWAKPQERWVGLIAGTVMATNTMVAVTLGTLLPMGLKRLKLDPALVSGPLVTTMLDTIGFLTFLTLISVALHVFHLPQ, encoded by the coding sequence ATGCTCATACAGGACATTCGTGATTCACTGTTTGATGTCAGTGATTTAAATCAACTTAAGTGTGATTTAAATCGGTTACAACCCGTAGATGTCGGGGAATATATTACACAATTACCAGAAAAACAGCGAGCGATCGCTTTTCGTCTTTTAAATAAAGCTCAAGCAATTGATGTTTTTGAATATCTACCAACAGAATTGCAGGAAGAACTAATTAATTCCCTGCATAATGTCCAAGTAGCCCAAATCATGGAGGCGATGAGTCCCGATGAACGGGCAGAATTATTTGATGAGTTACCGGCTGGGGTAGTTAAACGCTTATTACAACAGCTAAGTCCAGAACAAAGACAAGCTACAGCGACAATTCTGGGTTATCCCGAAGGTACTGCTGGCCGGGTAATGACCACAGAATATGTGCGGTTGCAAGAAGGTTTGACTGTCGGTGAAGCCTTAAGCAAAATTCGCCGCCAAGACGAAGACAAAGAAACAATTTACTATGCTTACGTCACAGACAATAACCGCAAACTTGTTAGAGTAGTTTCCTTGCGTCAGTTATTGTTTACCTTCCCCGATGTTTATATTCGGGATATTTCCAGCGATCGCGTCATTAAGGTAAAAACGGAAACACCGCAAGAAGAAGTTGCCCAAATTATGAAGCGTTACGACTTAATCGCTATCCCAGTGGTTGACAGGGAAGAGAGATTAGTCGGCATCATCACCATTGATGATGTGATTGATATTTTGGAAGAAGAAGCTACCGAAGATATCCAAAAGTTAGCCGGGGTGAGTGGTGATGAAGAAGCTTTGTCTGCACCTCTAGTCACGATGCGTAAGCGCTTACCGTGGTTATTGGCAATTATGGCATTATATATAGGTGCGGCAAGTGCGATCGCACCTTTTCAATCTGTAATTGCAGCTGTCCCAGTTTTAGCCGTGATTATGCCAATTTTTTCTAACACAGGCGGGACTGTGGGAATTCAAGCCTTAACCGTGACAATTAGAGGTTTAGGTGTAGGGGAGGTCACACCCAGAGATACTTTTAAAATTCTCCGTAAAGAAATTCTCGCTGGGTTAGGTACAGCAGTAGTCTTAGCTTTAACCATGATGGCGTTATCAATGATCTGGGCGAAACCTCAAGAAAGGTGGGTAGGTTTAATTGCAGGCACAGTCATGGCTACTAATACAATGGTGGCCGTAACTCTCGGTACACTACTACCAATGGGTTTAAAACGCCTCAAGCTTGATCCAGCTTTAGTAAGTGGGCCGTTAGTCACCACTATGC
- a CDS encoding MazE/toxin transcriptional modulator MazF: MRRGEVYDARLESNEGSEQGGTRPVIIVSRDAINSSSPVVLAVPCTTYQSGKRVYPTQVLILAPDGGLKRDSIAMADQVRVLSKTRFLRLRGAVSQLVMAHLSQALLIALDLPMPEEE, encoded by the coding sequence ATGAGGAGGGGTGAGGTCTATGATGCTCGACTAGAGTCCAATGAAGGTTCAGAGCAAGGAGGGACTCGCCCAGTGATTATTGTTAGTCGTGATGCAATTAATTCTTCGAGTCCGGTCGTTTTGGCAGTTCCCTGCACTACTTATCAATCAGGAAAGCGAGTTTACCCAACCCAGGTGTTAATTTTAGCACCTGATGGTGGACTCAAAAGAGATTCGATCGCAATGGCAGATCAAGTGCGGGTATTATCGAAAACCCGCTTTTTACGTTTAAGAGGTGCAGTTTCACAATTGGTAATGGCTCATTTATCTCAGGCTTTGTTGATAGCCTTAGATTTACCAATGCCAGAAGAGGAATAA